DNA from Onychomys torridus chromosome 1, mOncTor1.1, whole genome shotgun sequence:
TTCTCACAGTAGTACTAATGATAGCTACTCAGGAAAGGTGGGGCTATGACTGAGTCTTGGGGACCTAGGTAGAAGTGATAGGCATTAGAAACACAATTGTGAGAGAAGTAGACAGAGAAGTAGAGATAGATGACATGAGGAAGAGTATGATCAAAGTTTCTAAGGCATGGGGCAATAAGGCAGTCACAGTGCCAGCAATACTAAGAGGGTGGCCCAAGGCCAGGACTGAAAGGTTTCATCTCCTCAAAATTCTGTTGGTGAATTCTAACTTGTGTGGCCTTTGAGAGGTAATTAGATTATGAGGATAGGTCCTTTTTATGTGGGATTAGTGGGTGCCCTTGCAACAGCATGCCAGGAAACTAGCTTGTGCTTTTCCCACCATTTGAGAATACCAATGGAAATCAGTGGTCTATCACCATGGAACAGGATCTTCACCAGAAACTGCCAATAATGGCTCCTTGACATCAGACTTAAAGCCTTCAGATCTATGAGAAATACATGTCTGTTTATTAGCCACCCAGTGGATGGTCTGTTGTTAAAGTACCCAAACTAAGACTCCAAAAGTAGTGACTATTCTTTATGCTATAGGCTTACTGAAACTTTCTTGTGTATATGTCTACAGTATTTCATGCAGGCAGATGGGTAATTTTAGGAGCACAAATCTGCATCTGTGAGTTACTAAATATGGGGTCGAGAGCCACTGATGTTTTGAACCATTTCTTAGGAATGATTAAGAACAAAAGTAAGACTGTGATTGTCTAGGGAATGTGAAGATCGGCAGACGTAGAAGAATGCTGTGTGAGACTGCAAGCAATCCTGAGTAGCTATGATTGAAGCAAAGAACAAATGGTCTCTGGAGCAGGATCCTGGACCACTTATGACAATCAGGACGATTGTGAGGATGTAAGGGTGAAAGGTGAACTCATATCTGAGTATGTCTAAGAGGGACTATCAgggggaccctgagaaattgTTTAACAAGAACAGATATAGGCCTACATGTCAGTTTGGATGGTGTCATTATATCTGCTGCTGGTGCTATGACACCAATACTGGAAATACTGGAATATAGTGGGATATAGTGGCATTGGGACCTGGTATTGCTTTGAGGTAGGActatggggaggaaggagaagagagcatGGGTAAATAAGTGGGTATTCTTGGCAACATAGGGGTGAAGTTGACTATGGAATAACCTCTCTCTATTATAGCAGGGCTGTGTCACTTTTGAGGATGTAGCCATTTGCTTCTCACGTGAAGAATGGAGACTTCTTGACAAGACTCAGAGGCTGCTTTATCTCAATGTTACACTGCAGAACTTTGTACTTATAAACTCCCTGGGTAAGGCTCTTACCTTCCCCTAGCCTCTTGAGACCCTCTGCCCTCTTTCAcaagaggcagactgatctctctACAGCTGGACCATGAGAGCtgttaatttcttcattttcggtgtgtatatggtatgtgtggtAGCACTGAGCTATGTCTACTATCCCAAGTAGATCACTCCCTAAGTAACCCTAACACCTGCTTCTTATTGTGTGGTAAGGGAGTTGGGCACCCTAGGGTCATCCTAATTAATGGGtatcatcttgcttctcttgcctCTAGTGGTGTCTAAAATCCTGAGCCTTGGCATCACAAGTGTTTCTCCTTGACTAGCTAGCTGGCTTTTTTATGACTGCCTTTGGCATGGCTGTACTTTTGGAACCATGTCCTATTCTTGCTGGATCCtccattttcatatttaaaaattagtgtTTCCTTTCCTGGGATCTACGGTGATCTTTTGTGAGATAATCtatcagagctgaccatttgttATGTCATTTCTTTCCTCTGGACCTTGTTTCATGTGGTCGTATGTAATGACCCCATTGGGGGTAAGAGGGTGGAATCTGTTTCTTTTGAAAGCTCAATCTGGCTTCATAAGAGGCCTAGGTGTGGTATGGGACAGCTAGAGGAAGAAATCCATCCAGGTTATCATCCAAAACATCCTGTATCCATTGTGGCTTAGGTGCAAGTGCTACCAACCAAGCCTCATTTCATATTTCCTTCCCCAAACATGGTAGTTTTCTGACTTCTTATTTTATCTGTGATTTCTGGCACCTGGGTACCCCTGTTCTTGTCTCCATGCATCTCCAGTTCCTCTGTACTGTACTGTTCCTCTATAGATTCCAACATGACCTCACATATAAATCTGAGCACCTGTTATTCATTTTCAGTTGTAGTGAGTTCCCTAGGCTTGCACACAACCTGCCTTCTGCCAAGCTTACACTTAGCACTAGCAGATGATATTCTGCTACAATCTGGGCAGAAAGCCTTAGGGATTTGGATGCTACTCCATGATGAATGTCTAGCCACTGTGTTACAGAAGCTTAAGGCCATGGGTAGAAGAGTTAGATTTCTTTCCCTTGTGGTTCATGCCATCTTGGTGGCCTTCATTCAGTGAGTTCTTCACAGTTCTGTTCTCTTTAGCAACCCGATGTTGCAATGCAGCTTTTTCCTTAACCCACCCTTATAGCTCCCTTGTCTTCAGTAGAAACATTCTGTGGCTTATCTGGATGCTGGGGCTTCCTCCTCTGAACATAGTCAACAGGCATTTCAGCAATTATTCTCTTTCAGGTTGTGGGCATAGAACAGAAGATGAAGAGCACAGAGTTTCTACACGAGCATCACAGGTTTGGAGATCTGAGACAACTCTCTCTCCACCAAAAACTCACCTCTGTGAAAAGTGTGTCCCAATTCTTCAAAACATTTTGCTCCTGCCTGACCTACCTGGGCAGAACCATAGTTTAGAGGCACGTTCACAATTTAATCAGCACCAAAAACATACTCTTACAGAAAAACTCTTGAAGAACGCCAACAAGGCCTCATACTTGAAACTATGCCTATTCCATACGTCAGCAAAGTCCTTCCCCAGTTGGGATGTTGAGAAGGACCTCCCAGACATACTGAGTCTTCTGAAATCCCAGGTCTTTCCTAACAATCCAAAGTCTAGCAAAAGCAAAGAGGGTAGGAAAGACGCTCACAGTCATAAAAGTTGTAAGTCAGGAGCCTGTGGGAAGACTTCCAGTCAAAAACAAACACCTGTGCACCAGCCAAAAGCCTCCACTGGGAAAAAGCTTTATGAGTGCAGCAAATGTGGGAAAACCTTCCGTGGCAAGTATTCGCTTGATCAGCATCAGAGAGTCCACACTGGAGAAAGGCCTTGGGAGTGCAGTGATTGTGGGAAATTCTTTAGCCAAACCTCCCACCTGAATGATCACCGTAGAATCCATACTGGAGAAAGGCCTTATGAGTGCAGTGAATGTGGAAAATTATTTAGACAGAACTCCAGTCTTGTTGACCAccagaaaattcatactggagcAAGACCTTATGAGTGTAGCCAGTGTGGGAAATGCTTTAGTCAAAAAGCTACACTTGTTAAACACCAGAGAGTTCACACTGGAGAAAggccttacaaatgtagtgagtGTGGGAATTCCTTTAGTCAAAGTGCCATTCTTAACCAACACCGGAGAATTCACACTGGAGCAAAGCCTTATGAATGTAACCAGTGTGGGAAATCCTTTAGCCAAAAAGCTACCCTTATTAAACATCAGAGAGTTCACACTGGAGAAAGGCCTTATACATGTAGTGAATGTGGGAAATCCTTCAGTCAAAGCTCTATCCTTATTCAACACCGGAGAATTCACACAGGAGCAAGGCCCTATGAGTGTGGCCAATGTGGAAAGTCCTTTAGCCAAAAGTCTGGTCTCATTCAGCATCAGGTAGTTCACACTGGAGAAAGGCCTTATGAATGTGACACATGTGGGAATTCTTTTAGCCAATGTTCTAGTCTCATTCATCACCAAAAATGTCACAGTGCGTAAGACACctcataaaagtagcaaatgtAGATAAGCCTTCAACCCAAGGCTTAAACATCATTTAGCTCCTCCAAATTCATACTTGAGAAAAGCCTTAGACTTATAGTATTATGACACTAGAAAGGCTTCTGAGGTAGATCTTAATTCTGCCCACACCCAGGGGTGTGAGATTACTCAGGAGATCAGCCTGGGTCCTTGCCATATATGAATATTTGTGGTAGAAGCCCTCTTTCTCTACCACAGAACCAGTATGCAGTGATCACCCCATCATGCTAAGGAAAGGGCAAATTGTCAGTGCTGCTTGCCTGGAGGAACTCTTGAGTTGAGTAATTTATGgagaatttgttttctgtttttaactgtttaaAGCATGACTACAACTCAGCTTTTACCAGGAAGATTAACCCTATTGTCTGCTGAAGGTAGCTACAATTTGCTTAcctgcatctttaaaaaaaaaaaaaaaaaaaaaaaaaggttttaatcAGTGTCACATGACAGTTGCGGGAATGTTTCCAGTCTTCTAATTATGGTTGGTCACTGCCTTCTCATTGCTCTGGTTTATACATAGATAGATGCCTTATTCTGAAAGCTACCTTTACTCTTAGAGTCCAGTTTACTAGTGGAAGGCTGGAAAACAGACTGAATTTTCTAGGAAAGTATGGACAGCTTTTGTGGATGTCTCAACTTGGTATACCTCTGCAGGGGcagcaaaagggaaaaaaaaaaaaaaaaaaaaaaaaaaaaaaaaaaaaaaacattgctgtCCAAGAGCTGCAGGGTCTTCGTTATCGAAGTGTATGACTTGGAAACTTTCTGTGGTTGCTCATCTCGAGGAGAGGTCTGCTATTGCCACACACTTCTGTACTTGTAGACATGGAATAAATTTGCTCTGTTTTTCTCAGAGAATGTCCTTATAATGCCCATAACACAAGGAGAGCTAGCTTGTAAGGGTCTACAAAGAATGTGCCTCAATAGCAATTATTCCATAGGCTGGTATCACTCGTGAGATGACCAGATCCAGATGTGAAGCATCATTGGCATACAAACGATGGGTATGGTAGAGTCTGCAGGCAGCCTCTACCTCTTGTAAATGTGCCTCTTGTAAAAGTGCACCCAGCATTCTTTGTTTTTGGCTGTGTTCACAGGACCTGGAGCTCTGTGTATGTACATAGCTGAGGtcattgtcaaaaaaaaataataataatctaagGTTTTGTGGGATAGTATGGTCTTTCTTGATTGTTTACCTCAAATCTGTTGCTATAGAGATAGGAAAATGAGATGGAGATCCTGTAGTCCAGGAATATAGCTATTGTAATCATAGTCCAGCTTCTGTATTTGCAGTCTGGTATGACCACCATCACTGTTTCTCAGTATTTTTTGCATTAACAAAGGGCTGGCTGCCCTTACCTGTGCATGAGGACAGAGTAGGATCAAAATGGAGGGTACCATGCCTTTTGGTTTCCAGAAAGTAGGAGTTCTGAGTTTTCTATTTTgagtcactttttaaaagtttattgatGTATTAATGAAATGCAGTCATCTCTATGgtttattctttgaaaagttGTATACTCATCTTTGTGATGATAACCTTGTCTGTGATTTACCTCATAACCTTTTATGATCTCCTTTTTCCCAGACTTATAAGTGTTCAGTAGTTTATATTTGACTCATAAGAGTACAGTTTGTGAATGGAAGCAAAAGTTGCTTTTTACCTAGATATTTTTAACAATACATCATTATTTTGAGATTTAtcactgctgctttttttttgtaCCTTATCCTTTATACTGCTATACCGtgcttgtttttttaataacTACAACAATACCCATTGATCTTTTTATCTATTCAGCTACTTAAATTGAATCCTTTCTTGAGCTGTTACATACAAGACTACAATGGATAAAGGGATATGACTCATTATGcatatgttttatttctcttgagCCAGTAATTCAGAATGTGtgaatgtttccatttttaagaGATTGTCAAACTGATCTAGAATGGTCTAGACCAGTggttggttctcaaccttcctaatgctgcagccctttatgggaaccactaaccataaaattattttgttgctattcataattgtaattttgccaCCATTacgattgtaatgtaaatatttgttttttgatgaTCTTAGGGTGACCTTTGTGAAAGAGATGTACAACTCCAAACGGGTCACTACCCATAGTTTCAGATCCACTGCTGTAGACAGCATGTGAACTCACTTGTCCACACTCTTGCTAGTATTTGGTATGGATAATGTGTTTGCTTTGAGCCATTTTAATAGGTGTATAATAACATGTAGTCTTAATTGTTTTGGTGTTTCATGATATTaagtatttttatgtgtttatttgccAACTGTATGACTTTAACACCTATTTTGCCTATTTTTGAGTGGAAATTGGTGTTAATGTCCTTTTCATTAATAAAGAAATCTACACTAACAATATGTATTGAGACTTCATTCATTCTTCAATGAATTTGATAGACTGACTTTTATTTTCAAACTTCAATGGTTTGGTAGACTAATCCTTTGTAAGTGGAGCAAAATGTTTTTGAGTACTAGAAAAATATTATAGCAGGTTTTCTCTTTGATTCACAGTGTAATAGTCAAGGTgctgtattttttaaacattgtcTGCATTAGTAACATATTCCCCGTCTCTTAAGTCTAGCTCTTTCAGTACAAGCAAATACTGGTTTGAATATTTAAATTGCATTCCCTCAATGGACAGTTCTAAACTGCCAAAGTGATATTATCAAACATTGAGTTGGGAAGAGATATATGTTCATTTTATACCCATCATATTGATGTAATAGTCAAAAATTACCTGAAGAacataaatatgtaagtaaaacATTAGAAAGTGACAacttttgattattattttactcttgcttttaaaagataatttaattGAGGTGTAATTATGTTAACAAAATtttgtatttgtgcatgtttctattttaataacataCATAAAACCAGGTTTTCTAATACCCTTTTTAATCTATCCCTCTAAATATAAAATGGGTATAAGGATTTATTCAACATTTTCAATGGATATTTTCATGTATGCAAATAGTAAGGATTATGTGAAAAAACCCTATGAATCCTTACAATGAATTGCAATTAACTgtgcatatatagatatatgcatTTTACCAAGTAGTTTTGTCTTGTGTGTGACAGTCTCCTGtagtctaggttggccttgaattcattagCTGAGAATGATCTTAGAtttatcctcttgcctctacctttctagccctgggattacatgcatgctCCATCctgcccagtttatgtggtgctggagattaaaTCTATGAATGCTAGCTAAATACTCACCAGCTAAGCTACATCCTAGTCCTGAATTTTAAGATGTCTCAaaatgtttgggttttggttttctttattttatgttttttcttttgttgttgttgttgttgttttttttccacattttcttgGTGTTACTGAACTTACCCTGTGACTGGATATTGTATTACAGTTAACAAGGGGGAATAGCACCAATAGAAAATGGATGTAAAGTTAAAATTGTTTATACAAAGGCTGGATATTCCCACAATGGTGGGGAAGCCTTGAAAACCAGTTGTTGCCCAGTCTTAAGAAGCTGGAAGacagggatggggatttagctcagtagtagagcgcttgacccggggttcgatcctcagctcaaaaaaaaaaaaaaaaaaaaaaaaagctggaagaCTCAGAACAATAGGGTGCATTATCCAATCCTAGTCTAAGGCTGAAGGCCTAAGAGAATCACTATAGTCTAGTTTGccatttaaaaattgaagacCAGTATGGTAGCatgggcctttaatcctagcactccagaggcagaggcaggtggatctctgagtttgaagccagcctggtctatatagtttAAGTATGAACTACATAATTAGATACTGTctggaatgaatgagtgaataaatgttGAATGATCTGCAGTCTGGTGTCTTCAAGTCATGGCACAAGCAAAAACATTGCCCATTGGGGAGGAATCAAGCTTGGTTGTTGTATGGCAGCATCATACTTCTGGGCTTTGTTCATCCAATCCCTTAACAGGCCTTGCCATCAACATTCAAGGGACATCTTCCTCCTTTACTTTTGTGACGTGATGCTAATCATCCTTGGAAATCCTGTCGTAAATCTTCCCAGAAAGGCCAATGGGATTCCTTAGTGGGTAAAGCTTGCCACCAAAttgatgatgacctgagttcattccctgaGATCTGCatgggggaagaaaaaggaaaatgactcCTTCAAATTGTCCTATGGCctgtatattcatacacacacacaaaagaaataaatgtttaaaaaaaatgttcccagAAAGATGCTTTACCAGTTTTCTAAGCATCTTTCAATCCATTTAAGGTAACTAAGATTAACCAtggcataaaaaaataaattaataaaagggTTAATTAAATCTATACATAGATTTATGACAGTGACACTCCAATGCACTATAGTTAGTTTGGCTGGTTTTTGACTATTTACAGTGTATGCCTTAAGCATTATTTTTACACACTGCATTTTACTAGTATACCACAGCttggaaaccaaaaaaaaaaaaaaagaaaaaattaagtcctgtattttaaagttaaaaaaatggaGTAGGAATACTTAGGAATTTATCTAAGAGTTTTAGAGCAACACAGCCTCAAGATAAACACATAGTAATCCTGCATGGCAGTTACACAGTTGACATAacagatgtgtatgtatgtatgtatgtatgtatgtatgtatgtatgtatgtatcacaaCCAAATCATATATGACAGAAAAGGTACCAAGAGCCAGCACATGTAGACTAGAAACCAGTAAGACACAATGATTAGAAGTTGATAACTATCAGCTGTCCAAAATTTCACCTGTAGATCAACTAAAGAAAGCCAAGTATGTTCCCTTAGTCATACCGCATGCCAAGACTCTTGGAAACCCACGACCAGCTTCCCTGTGCCAACAGCTGCCAAACTTGTCACTCCTATAACCTTTCCCTATTAGAAGTTTTGCATCTCCATTATTTTTGCTTCTCTGACAAAGGCAAATCACCATGATTGAGTTTTCATTAAGCCATTTGTAGGAAGTATCCTTTCTTGTtctgattattttaaatttttattatttagattGTGTGTATGGGAATGAATAAGTATGAGTTTCACCAGAGGTCAGATACATTGGATCTGCTGCAAGTTCGAGTTAGTTATGAGATGTGCATGTGCATCCTGAtaactgaattcagatcctcactAAAAGATGTATGTGTCCTTCACTTCTGAACCATTTTTCCAGCAATTACCCACCTCCCTCTGTTACTATGGTAGGCTCTACTCTTCAAAGTCATGTGTCAAGTGTGATTTCTTTGGGAGAAATAGGGCACAATGTCAGGCCATTGAATGGGgtctggagaagaggaaggcaacaACTGAAGAGGGTACATCAGGTTCAAAAAAGTTGAAGAAAGTGATGTGTGTTTGAGGTCAGTGGGTTTTCCTGAGTGGCTAAGGTTGAGATGTGAAACAGTCAAGCAGAGTctgctgtggttttctgtgtggTTGCTGGTGAAAGCCTTTGTGAATGCAGTAAGTGCAGGGGATTCTTCAGGTACAAATCCCACCTCAGTAGACTCAAAAGTGATCACATAGATGCAAAATTATACAAGTGAGCACACAAAATCTCCAAGAGAGTAATCTGTCCTCAGTCAACACCAAAGAGTTACACACTGAAAAGAGTGTGGGAAATGGAGAGACTACCCACACTCTAGAAGATGGTCTCACACTATGTACATACAGTCAGTACTAAATGGACTAGGTGGgtattaaattgaaaataaagagcACATGAAATTGGGAGAGAAAAGTGGTGGGTTAGTAGGGAGTAATTgaaagggaggaaatgggggaCTGGGTTTGATAGAAGAgtgtattcatgtatttttaagatCTTAAAGTACAGTGGgaatatgtatatgaaaacattCAACATGCTTAGctatgagggaaatgcaaatgcaaGCAATACTGATATTCTATCTCcccccagtcagaatgactatCATTGAAAAAAACCAATGGTGAGGATGCAAGAAGCAGGGAGGAAGAACCTTTATACACTATAGGTGGAAATGTAAATTAGTGCTGTCACTATGAGTATGGAAGTTCCTCATtgaactaacacacacacacacacacacacacacacacacacacacactcacaatctgCCACTCCCTGTGATCACATAGGCCCCTCCAGCTAGGGAAGAAGATAGGCTAATTACAGCTCTCCACTTTTCCCTCCATTCCTGCTTTAGCCTACCTTCCCCTCCTGCACTCATCtacagtggatcacacagatcttcccttgcaaacttccctcccccaactccagcagggaTTCCCTGGGAACACACTGGCCACTCCTGCCAAGGAAGCAGATAGGCTAACTACAGATATTCACTTCTACCTCCATTCCTCTAAGTTTAACCCCTCAATACTCTCTGCATCTGGGCAACAGAACACCTGCAgcagtctcccccacccccatgtcatCTCTggtggatcccacagatctttCCCTCCTAACCTCCTTCCCCCCATGCTTTGTTTTATCTACTActcaactccagcaggcactcaCTGCAAATAAGCCACTCTGCTGGGGATGGCATATAAGATGCCTGACatgctgccagcagagattggagaTGAGGGACCTGTGGATCATCAACCCTCCCCGCGTTCCCCTCcggatcttctgcttagcatgcctctagaggaccaaggcagaaatgcctacatGTCCCAAGGCATGCACATGTCATGTTACCCTCCATATAATTTTACCTCTTGTAAtgctaatatttttcttctatccaatcttcatgttctgtgttcctagatcaatagtgatttctgtgatacaggaaaggagtgaagtaaatttcacaggaaattatacagagatgatcacccacGCTGCGGTTAAGGCAGTTATGCAGGTCAtgggaaagaacctgcagcctggggaagctcTTCAGGCTTGAATAAACTGTAGCGAATGTGTGGTCAATTATAGCACATGGCATGATGTGTATTAACACACTGGACTCacattggccatgatgaataatgcAGTTTCTGAGGGTATTCCAAGGGCATTGTGTAACACTTGAGACCCTAAGGGATTGGCTGAAAactgtggatggagtaacatataaATTGGATGAGAAACTAGAAGTGTAGGAACCTAGAATGGGAGGGAAATGttggcctccaccaagaaagggagatggcaactttaatccagatattttgattcctcctgaaggagtgtggagacaatgtTGGAGTGATTGCTGCAAGTTatattgggttcctagattgaaaagaaCTGCCAaaaaaggtgagcttc
Protein-coding regions in this window:
- the LOC118596918 gene encoding zinc finger protein interacting with ribonucleoprotein K-like, producing MISLLQVSITEEVDMALMQGCVTFEDVAICFSREEWRLLDKTQRLLYLNVTLQNFVLINSLGCGHRTEDEEHRVSTRASQVWRSETTLSPPKTHLCEKCVPILQNILLLPDLPGQNHSLEARSQFNQHQKHTLTEKLLKNANKASYLKLCLFHTSAKSFPSWDVEKDLPDILSLLKSQVFPNNPKSSKSKEGRKDAHSHKSCKSGACGKTSSQKQTPVHQPKASTGKKLYECSKCGKTFRGKYSLDQHQRVHTGERPWECSDCGKFFSQTSHLNDHRRIHTGERPYECSECGKLFRQNSSLVDHQKIHTGARPYECSQCGKCFSQKATLVKHQRVHTGERPYKCSECGNSFSQSAILNQHRRIHTGAKPYECNQCGKSFSQKATLIKHQRVHTGERPYTCSECGKSFSQSSILIQHRRIHTGARPYECGQCGKSFSQKSGLIQHQVVHTGERPYECDTCGNSFSQCSSLIHHQKCHSA